A segment of the Bacilli bacterium genome:
GGCAAGGTTTCCTGTTTCAAACTGGCGAAGAAAACCCGGGCGCTCGATAAAGCGTTGAAGCATAAAGTGGACGACCACATTTACGATCGTTTGGCGCAAGATTTCGTCCGGGTGGAAGACGATTTTCTCTCCGCGGCGGAGGCAGGCGGGCAGGAGGCGGAAAATGGATCGTAACGCGCGGTCCTATCTTGGATTGGCTTTGCGCGCCGGCATGCTGAAAAGCGGGGATGATACCGTCTACGACGCGATCAAAAACGGATCGGCAAAACTTGTGATCATCGCCAGCGATGCGTCGGCGAATGCGCTGAAAAAAGCAATGGACAAATGCCGGCATTACCGGATTCCGCTCGCTGAAGGCGGCACCCGGCAAGAACTGGGCGCGTGCCTGGGCAAAGCGGAGCGCGTAATCGTGGCCATTACCGATAGCGGATTCGCAAACTTGATCGGCAAGCGTCTGAATTTCCTTACGGAGGTGGATCATATTGAGTAAACAAGACAACAAGGATAAATTGCGGGTTTATGAATATGCCAAATCATTGAATATGAGCAGCAAGGAAATCATTACGATACTCAAGCGCCAAAATATATCCGTCAATAATCATATGAGCGTAATGGAACCGGAAATGATCAGCGCGGTGGAAAAGTTTTTTGTTGATGTGAAAACGAACGCTGCCGCTAAACGCGCCGCGCAGGAGTCCGCGTCCAAAGCGGCGCAGAGCGCGGCAAAACGGGAAGGGCAGCAACAGCAGGCGAGCCACGGGCAGCATACGCCCGCGCGGCATCGCGACGATAACCGGGAACAGCGCCGGAATGCCGGAAACCGCCGGAACAGACCAACCAAAACGGCGGCAACAATAACGCCGGCAAGCGCCGCTCCGGCGCAGCCCGCGCCGGAGACGCAAACAACCCAGCCCGCCTCAAAGAACGCGCATGTTCAGGAAAAACCCGGTGCGGCGGCAAGCGAAGCGTCAAAAGAGCAGCGGAACAATCAAATTGCAAACCGCAAAGACAGAACTTCCGGGTTTCGCCCGCGCCCGGACGGGCAAAGGCAGCATCAATCCGACGACGCGTACCGGCATAAAGATCACGGCCAAACGGACCAACGCAGCCAGAGGGGCAATTTTGGCCGCCGCCACGGCGGAAAGTCGCAGGATCGCCCGGGACAACATTTGGCTATTCCGCCTGCGCCCGTAACAGGGAAAGCCGACGGCAGGCAAAAGCAAGCGGCGGGCGGCAAGCCGCAGGCCGGGCAAAAGGCATTTGCCGGAGCGGATTTTGCCGGCAAGGCGAAAAACAACCGCAAGGCGAAAGCCGCGGATAAATGGTACGAAGACGGCAAAGGCGGGGCGTCCAAAGCCAACAGACAGTTCGGCAAAGGCAAAAACAAGGGGAACGATAAGCAACAACGGGATAAAGTCGATACGGCGCCGAAAAAAATCATTGTCCGCGGCACGATGACCGTTGGAGAATTGGCGAGCGCTTTGCACAGGGAAGCTTCGGAGATTATCAAAAAGCTGTTGTTCCTGGGCGTGATGGCGACGATCAATCAGGAAATTGATCTGGATACAATCCAATTGATTGCCGATGAATTCAACGTGGAAGTCGAGATCAAACTGCCTGTCGAAGAAGACAACTTCGAGACGGTGGAAGAGACGGATGATCCGGCGGATCTGGAAGAACGTCCGCCAGTTGTTACGATTATGGGCCATGTCGACCACGGCAAAACAACCCTATTGGATGCGATTCGCCATACGCGGGTAACCGAAGGGGAAGCGGGCGGCATTACCCAGCACATCGGCGCTTATCAAGTGGAGATAAACGGCAAACGCATCACGTTTCTCGACACTCCCGGCCACGAAGCGTTTACGACCATGCGCGCAAGAGGAGCGCAGGTTACCGATATTACGGTGCTTGTCGTCGCCGCCGACGACGGCGTGATGCCGCAAACGGTGGAAGCGATCAACCACGCCAAGGCGGCCAATGTTCCGATTATCGTGGCCGTCAACAAAATTGACAAGCCGGGCGCAAATCCCGACCGCATCAAACAAGAACTGACCGAACACGGGCTTGTTCCGGAAGAATGGGGCGGCGATACGATTTTTGTCAACATTTCCGCAAAACAAAAAATCGGGCTGGATTCTCTTCTGGAAATGATCTTGCTCGTTGCGGAAGTACAGGAATTTAAGGCCAATCCCAACAAGCGCGCCCGCGGCACCGTGATCGAAGCGGAGCTTGACAAAGGGCGCGGCCCGGTGGCGCGCGTATTGGTGCAGCACGGCACGCTCAAAATCGGCGACGCCTTTGTTGCCGGCGTCTGTTTCGGGCGCGTCCGCGCCATGGTCAACGATAAAGGACGCAGGGTGAAAGAAGCGGGGCCGTCCATGCCGGTTGAACTCACCGGCCTGACGGAAGTGCCGCAAGCCGGCGATCCGTTCATGGTCTTCGAGGACGAGCGCAAGGCGCGCGCGATCGCCGAAAGAAGGGCCAGCAAGCATCGGTTGAGCGAGCTTCGTTCCAACAAGCGCGTCACCCTGGATGATCTTTATACGCATATTAAAGAAGGCGAAATGAAGGAACTGAACATTATTATCAAGGCGGATGTGCAGGGTTCGGCGGAAGCGCTGAAAGGCTCGCTGGAAAAAATCAATGTCGAAGGCGTGCGCGTGAACATCATCCATTCCGGCGTAGGCGCGATCACCGAATCAGATATTATTCTGGCGTCCGCGTCGAATGCGATTATTATCGGTTTCAACGTAAGGCCCGAACCCGCGGCCAAAGTAACCGCCGAGCACGAACATGTCGATATTCGCCTGCACCGGATCATTTACAATGTAATCGACGAAATCGAATCGGCAATGAAAGGCATGCTCGATCCGGAATACAAGGAAAACATTATTGGGCATGCGGAAGTGCGCAATGTATTCAAAATCAGCCGGATCGGCACCATTGCCGGATGCATGGTCACATCGGGCAAAATCACCCGGAATGCCGAAGCGCGCTTGATCCGCGACGGCGTAGTCATTTACGAAGGGAATGTCGAATCGCTTAAACGGTTCAAGGATGACGCCAGAGAAGTGGCGCAGGGATACGAATGCGGTATTTCTCTCACCGATTACAACGATATTAAAGAAGGAGACATCATCGAGGCATTCGTGATGGAAACTGTTGAGAGGTGAGCGGGATATGGTCAAGTTTCGAACGGGCAGAGTAGGCGAACAAATCAAAAAAGAAATCAGCCGGATTTTGCAAACGGAATTCAAGGACCCGCGGATTGGATTTGTTACGGTTACCGGCGTGGAAGTAACGAACGATCTGTCGCAAGCAACCGTCTATTTGAGCGTTTTGGGATCGCCGGAACAAAAAGAAGAATCGCTTCGCGCCTTGTCCAAAGGCATGGGGTTTCTCCGCTCGGAAGTCGGCAAGCGCGTCCGGTTGCGGCATACCCCGGAGCTTATGTTCAAGTTTGACACATCCATTGAATACGGCAGCAAAATCGACCATCTCCTGAAGCAGATTCAAAATGAGGAGCACGGCAAATGAGTGTTAGCGCGGCGAATCGCAAACCGAATCATGAACAGCCGTTTTTGGCGGCAAAACAATTCATTCTGGATCATGACGATTTTCTCGTAGTTTCGCATGTGCAGCCGGACGGTGACGCCGCCAGTTCCACATGCGCGATGGGCTGGATGCTGCACAAGTTGGGCAAACGCTTTGTGATGATGAACGAAGAAAAGCTGCCGGAAAAGTTCCTTTATCTGTGGGGAAGCAGTGAAGTCGCAAGCTTTCAGCCGAATTTGGCAAACCGCAAATTCGCTTGTGTCATTACGGTTGACTGTGCCGATAAAGCGCGGGTTGGGCGGGTTTCGGAACTGTTTGCCAAGGACGCGAAAATTTTGAATATCGATCACCATGCCACCAACGATCGCTTTGGCGATATCGCTGCCGTTTTGCCGGAAGCGGCGGCGACCGCGGAAATTTTGCATGACTTTGCCAAGCTTTTTTCGTTCACCTGGGACAAAAGCTTCGCCGAATGCATCTACACCGGCATTTTGACCGATACCGGCGGTTTTCGATATTCCAACACATCGCCCAAAGTGATGGAAATGGCGGCAGCGCTGTTGTCGTATGGCGTAAAAGGCCACGAATTGGCCGAGCGCTTGCTGGAAAAACTGACGATGCCGCATATCCGCCTTTTGCGCTGTGCCTTGAACAGCTTGCAATTTTATGCCGGAGGACGAATCGGGGCGATTCAGATTTCGCTTGCCGACTTGACCGAGTCGCAAGCGAAGCAGGAAGATTTTGAAGGAATCGTCAACTATCCCGTGCGCATCGACGGCGTCGATATCGGCCTTCTGTTCCGCGAAACGGCGGACGGAAAAGTGAAAGTGTCGTTTCGTTCGACCGCCAACGCCGATGTGGCGGAAATCGCCCAACAGTTTGGCGGCGGCGGCCATGCGCGGGCGGCCGGCGCGACGGTCATGCTGCCGCTTGCGGAAGCCGTGCGGCAAGTCGTCGCCGTTGCCGAAAGGGTGCTTGCATGAAACAGGGCATTGAAGGAGTCATTCCGGTGTGGAAGCCTTCCGGATGGACGTCGCATGACGTCGTGGCGAAGGCGAGGCGCATTTTACGGCAAAAAAAAATCGGGCACACGGGCACACTGGATCCGCAAGCGACCGGTGTGCTTCCGTTATGCGTCGGGCGGGCAACCCGATTCGTCGAATATTTGCAGGAACTCCCGAAGGAATACCGCGCAAAGCTGATTATCGGCTATGCCACCGATACGGAAGACATAACGGGCAACGTAATCGAACAGGCGGAGTCCGTGCAATTGTCGGCCGCGCAAATCGAACAGGCGTTACGGTCGTTTCACGGAACGATTCGGCAAGTGCCGCCGATGTATTCGGCGCTTAAAATAAACGGGAAGAAGCTGTATGAACTTGCCCGCGAAGGAAAAACAGTTGAACGAAAACCGCGCCTGGTTGAAATATACCGGATTGACATGGTTGAGATGGATTTGCAAAGGCGTTATCCGGAAATCACGTTTGCCGTAACCTGTTCGAAAGGCACCTACATCCGCACGCTTTGCAAAGATATCGGACAAGCGCTTGGATATCCGGCCGTTATGGCCGATCTGGTGCGCACCATGACAGCGAATTTTCGCTCCGAACAATGTGTAACGCTCGGTCGTTTGGCTGAACTTGCCGAGGCGGGAGCGGCGCAAACGATTACGGTTCCGCCGGATCAGGCGATTGGCCATATGCCGGCCGTTATGGTTAGGCAAACGCACGCCGCAAAAGCGTTGTCCGGGCAAAAGATATCGTTTTCCGCATGTTCCAAAGTGCCGAACGGCAGCGTACTCGTTCGTCTTTATGACGAAGCGAACACGTTTCTCGGCGTATTCCAAACGAGTCCGGGCGATTCTTGCATGCAACCGGTAAAAGTTTTTCAGTAAAAGCAGGTGTCGACATGAACGTAATCCGTTTTCAATACCCGTTTTCCCCCGAACAATTGGATATTCCCGCAACAGGCCAAGTGCTGGCGGTCGGTTTTTTCGACGGCGTGCATCGCGGCCATCAAAAATTGTTGCGCGATAGCGTTCACCTGGCGAAAGCCAAAGGAATTCCCGCATCCGTGCTCACGTTTGATCCGCATCCGCGGGAAGTATTGCGAACTGTCGCCAATGCCAAATACATAACCCCGCTTGCCGAAAAATTGCGCTGTTTTCGTGAACTTAAGCTGGATCGGACGTATATCCTCGCGTTTGACCGGGGATTGTCCCAGCTTGCGCCGCGCGCATTCATCGATAAGGTGATCATTCCCTTGCGCGCGAGCCACCTTGTTGTCGGGTTCAATTTTACGTTCGGCCATCTGGGGCGCGGCACGGCCGAAACGTTGCGGGAAGAGGCGGAAGGCCGCTATCAGGTTAACGTCGTCAGGCCGTTTCACGTGGACGGGGATCGCGTCAGCAGCACGCTGATTCGCGAACTGATGCACGAAGGCAGCATTGCCCGCGTCAATGAATTGCTGGGACGCCCTTACCGGATTGTTGGGCGAGTGGTTGCCGGCGAGGGGCGCGGCCGCACGTTGGGAATCCCGACAGCCAATTTGCGGCCGACCGATCCGTATTTCATTCCCGCCCGCGGCGTCTATGCCGTGCGCGCCATGCACGGGGACAAGCGTTACGAAGGCGTGATGAATATTGGCGTCAAGCCGACTTTTCATGATACGGAAGCGCAGGCTTTGGAAGTGCATTTGCTTGATTTTTCCGGCGATTTATACGGCGAGGAACTTAAGGTCGAAATCATCGACCGTTTGCGTTCCGAACGAAAGTTTGCTTCCGCCGAAGCGTTGGTCAAGCAAATCCATGAGGATATCATAAACGCCAGAAGCGCTTTGGAGCGCCCGAATTCGTATTAACTGCGGCGGAAACCGCAAAAAATGTTGTTTCAATATGGACACTATGATATACTATTTCTCGTTGCCGATCGACATTTCGGCGTTTAGCCGCGGCTTGGAATGCCGATAACTCCAACGGATTCTCGGCTGCAGGCGGTCCATTCGAATTTAAGGAGGTGAACGGGATGGCAATTTCGCAGGAACGCAAACAAGAGTTGATACAAACTTACAAGACGCACGAAACGGACACGGGGTCCCCGGAGGTGCAAATCGCTATCCTGACCGAGAGCATTGAAAAACTGACGGAACATCTGCGCTTGCACAAAAAAGACCATCACTCCCGTCGCGGGTTGTTGAAAATGGTCGGTCAGCGCCGCAAACTGTTGACGTATTTGAAAAACAAAGATGTGAACCGGTACAGTTCTTTGATCGAAAAGCTTGGCTTGAGGAGATAACGGTTTTCCGCCAGCAACCAGGTTGTCGGGCCCTTGACGAAAACGGGCCTGAAACATGGTTGCTTTTTATCATTGAAGCGATGGAGCAGGAAATACTATACGCAATGCCGAAAAAGTTTTGCGTAGGAAGTTTCGCAAATCGATTGCAGACGATGCAGCTTCCTGACGGAAGCATTTAGGAGGGAGTACATATTGGATAAAGTGGAAATGAACCTGGCCGGCAGGCCGTTGATTTTGGAAACGGGCCGGTTGGCCAAACAGGCGAACGCGGCAGTGACGGTGCGCTATGGCGACACTGTCGTGCTTTGTACGGTCACGGCTTCGCCGGAGCCGAAAGATCTGGACTTTTTTCCGTTGACGGTCAACTATGAAGAACGGCTGTACGCGGTCGGGAAAATTCCGGGAGGCTTCATCAAACGTGAAGGAAGGCCAAGTCAGAAAGCCATTCTGGCCAGCCGCCTGACAGACAGACCGATTCGTCCGCTCTTTCCGGATGGATTCCGCAACGACGTGCAAATTGTCGATCTCGTGCTGAGCGTGGATCAGGATTGCTCGCCGGAAATTGCCGCGATGATTGGCACATCGGCGGCGCTCAGCATTTCCGATATACCGTTTAAAGGGCCGATCGGCGGCGTCATTGTCGGCCGGGTTGACGGGCAATTCGTCATCAATCCGACGGTGGAACAGGCAAAGGTGAGCGATATTTTCGCTGTTGTCGCCGGAACGAAAGATGCCGTGATGATGGTTGAAGCCGAAGCCAACGAAGTGCCGGAAGATGTCATGCTGGAAGCGATCATGTTCGGGCATGAGGAAGTCAAGAAAATTGTCGCAATGCAGGAAGAACTGGTGGCAATCGCGGGCAAACCGAAAATGGAAGTAAAACTGCATGAGATAAACCCCGAGATAAACCGGACAGTGCGCGAATTTGCCAAGGACCGGCTTATCGCGGCCATCCGCATACCGGAAAAGCAAGCAAGGCAAGATGCGATTGACGCCATCAACGCGGAGGCGATCGAGCATTTTACGGAAACATATCCGGAAGAGCTCGCTGATGTAAAAGAAGTGCTGCATGATATCGTGAAAGAAGAAGTGCGCCGCTTGATCACCCACGAAAAAATCCGCCCGGACGGCAGAGCGTTGACGGAAATTCGCCCGATCGAATGCGATGTCAGCCTGCTGCCGCGCACACATGGTTCCGGCCTGTTTACGCGCGGACAAACCCAGGCTTTAAGCGTTTGCACGTTGGGGGCGCTCGGTGATGTGCAAATTTTGGACGGACTGGATTTGGAAGAATCAAAACGGTTTATGCACCACTACAATTTCCCGCCGTTTTCCGTCGGCGAAGCAAGGCCGCTGCGCGCTCCGGGCCGCCGCGAGATCGGTCACGGCGCATTGGGCGAACGGGCGCTGGAGAAAGTGATTCCGCCGGAATCGGAATTTCCTTACACCATTCGGCTTGTTTCCGAAGTGTTGGAATCGAACGGCTCCACCTCGCAAGCGAGCATTTGCGCCAGCACGATGGCCTTGATGGATGCGGGCGTGCCGATTAAAGCGCCGGTAGCAGGCATCGCGATGGGACTGATCAAAGACGGCGAACATTTTTCCATCCTGACCGACATTCAGGGCATGGAAGACCATCTGGGCGATATGGACTTTAAAGTCGCCGGAACCGCCGCGGGCGTCACCGCGATTCAGATGGACATCAAAATCGACGGCATCAACCGTGAAATACTCAAGCAAGCGTTGCAGCAGGCGCACGAAGGCAGAATGTTCATTTTGCAAAAAATGCTGCAGTGCATCGACAAGCCGCGGGCGAATTTGTCGCCGTATGCGCCCAAAATCATCACAATCCAGATTAACCCTGATAAAATCCGTGAAGTGATCGGTCCGGGAGGAAAGGTCATCAACAAGATCATTGACGATACCGGCGTAAAAATCGATATCGAACAGGACGGTCGCGTATTCATCGCATCTCCGGACAGCGAGAAAAACGAAAAAGCGCGCAAGCTGATCGAGAATATCGTGCGCGAGGTCGTTGTCGGCGAAACGTATCTCGGAACGGTCAAACGGATTGAAAAATTCGGCGCCTTTGTCGAGATCCTGCCCGGCAAAGAAGGTCTGGTCCATATTTCGCAAATCTCGCCGGAGCGCATTGCCAAAGTCGAGGACGTTTTATCGCTTGGCGATACGATCACGGTTAAGGTGACGGAAATCGATGCGCAGGGCCGTGTGAACTTGTCGCGCAAGGCCGTGTTAGCGGCGCAAAATCGCAGCAATTGAAAAATTGCCAGGAAAATCGCATCTTTGCACGCAAAAGAGCCAGAGTTCGTTCTGTCTCTTTTTTCATTGTTCTAACGGGTGCGGCAATTTCATACATATGAGGACAAACCGCCTGCGGAGGGACGAGGCGAATGCCGCTCAAAAAACTTGCCGTGTACACTTTGGGCACGATCTTTCTTGTTTGGTTGTTTGCCCAGATCGGGTCGGTGAACGCGTTTATCAAGACAGTCAAAATGCTGGCGTACCGCGAGCAGGGGGAGCTTTTGCGATACGGCGGCGCATCCGGGACAGCGCCGATTACGAAAAAACAAAAAGAGGAGTTGTACAACCGGATTGAACAGGCGGCGAAAGCGCACAGGCAAGCCCCGATCAACGCCAAAATCGACCGCGTATGGAAGGCGATACCCGGCCTTAACGGGCGCGAGGTGGATGTTGAAAAAACGTATAAGCTTGCGCTTGACCGCGGGGAAACGGAGCCGATTTCGTTTGTGTACCGGGAAATTCCGCCGCGGATTAGCCTTGACGATCTGCCGCCCAACCCGATTTACCGGGGAAATCCGCATAAGCCGATGGTCGCCCTTATGGTCAATGTCGCTTGGGGCAACGAATATATTGCGCCGCTGCTTAGAACGCTTGCGGATGCGAACGTGCGCGCCACTTTTTTTCTCGACGGAACCTGGTTATCGAAAAACGAAAGAACCGCCCGGGAAATGTTGCGGCAAGGGCATGAATTGTCCAATCACGGCTATTCGCATAAAAATATGAGCAAGCTTGCGGCTGCGCAAGCGGAATATGAAATTGTGCGGACGGAACAATTGCTGAGCGGTCTGGGCGTAAAAAATGCGCTGTTCGCCCCGCCATCCGGCGATTTCTCGGCGGAAACGGTGCAACTCGCCGCCAAACACGGGTTGAAGACAATCTTGTGGACGCTTGATACGGTCGACTGGAAAAACCCCGCGCCGGAAACGATCATTCGCAAAATTACGCGCGGGCTGGAGCCCGGTTCGCTAATCTTGCTGCACCCGACCGCCGCGTCGGCCAAAGCGCTGCCTGAACTGATCCAAAACATCAAAAACAAAGGCTTGGTAATCGGCACGGTCAGCGATCTGATTTCGCCGCGGCGCGTGCCCGAAGTTGAGGCGCCAATCGATTTTTGATAGTATGGTAATGATATACGCAGATTAGGGGGACGCCTGTGGAAAAGACAGTATTGTCTAATGGGCTTCGCATCGTGTACGAGAAAATTCCCGGGGCGCGCTCCGTATCATTCGGCATTTGGGTAAAAAACGGTTCGCGAAATGAAACGCTTAAAAACAACGGGATCTCGCATTTTATCGAACATATGTTGTTTAAAGGCACGCCGCGGCGCAGTGCGGCTGAAATCGCCGAAATATTCGACCGTTTGGGCGGCAATGTAAATGCCTTTACCGCCAAAGAATATACGTGTTACTACGCAAAAGTGCTGGATGAGCATCTGCCGATCGCGGTGGATGTTCTTGCCGACATGTTTTTTCATTCCGAGTTTGCCGAAAGCGAAATTGAAAAAGAGAAAAACGTCATCATCGAAGAGATTTCCATGTATGAGGATACGCCGGATGATTTGGTGCACGATCTTGCCGCCAAAGCGGCTTACGGCGCCCATCCGCTCGGATTTTCCATCCTCGGGAGCGCGGAAAATCTGCATGCGTTTCGGCCGGAGGATTTATTTTCCTACATGCGGAACACTTACACGGTAGACAACACGGTTATCAGCATGGCCGGCAATGTCGACAAGGAGACGCTTCAGCTCATGAATCGGCATTTCGGCGACTTTATGCGGCGCGGCACGAGCGAACATACGGTATCTCCCGAATATCGCGGAGATTATATCGCGTATGCGAAAAAGACGGAGCAAAATCATTTGTGCCTGTCATTGCCCGGCTGTTCGGCGGACGATCCGCTGCT
Coding sequences within it:
- a CDS encoding polysaccharide deacetylase family protein, with the translated sequence MPLKKLAVYTLGTIFLVWLFAQIGSVNAFIKTVKMLAYREQGELLRYGGASGTAPITKKQKEELYNRIEQAAKAHRQAPINAKIDRVWKAIPGLNGREVDVEKTYKLALDRGETEPISFVYREIPPRISLDDLPPNPIYRGNPHKPMVALMVNVAWGNEYIAPLLRTLADANVRATFFLDGTWLSKNERTAREMLRQGHELSNHGYSHKNMSKLAAAQAEYEIVRTEQLLSGLGVKNALFAPPSGDFSAETVQLAAKHGLKTILWTLDTVDWKNPAPETIIRKITRGLEPGSLILLHPTAASAKALPELIQNIKNKGLVIGTVSDLISPRRVPEVEAPIDF
- a CDS encoding YlxR family protein yields the protein GKVSCFKLAKKTRALDKALKHKVDDHIYDRLAQDFVRVEDDFLSAAEAGGQEAENGS
- the rbfA gene encoding 30S ribosome-binding factor RbfA, whose product is MVKFRTGRVGEQIKKEISRILQTEFKDPRIGFVTVTGVEVTNDLSQATVYLSVLGSPEQKEESLRALSKGMGFLRSEVGKRVRLRHTPELMFKFDTSIEYGSKIDHLLKQIQNEEHGK
- a CDS encoding pitrilysin family protein, giving the protein MEKTVLSNGLRIVYEKIPGARSVSFGIWVKNGSRNETLKNNGISHFIEHMLFKGTPRRSAAEIAEIFDRLGGNVNAFTAKEYTCYYAKVLDEHLPIAVDVLADMFFHSEFAESEIEKEKNVIIEEISMYEDTPDDLVHDLAAKAAYGAHPLGFSILGSAENLHAFRPEDLFSYMRNTYTVDNTVISMAGNVDKETLQLMNRHFGDFMRRGTSEHTVSPEYRGDYIAYAKKTEQNHLCLSLPGCSADDPLLYAMILLNNAVGGGMSSRLFQEIREKRGLAYSIYSYHSSFVDSGLFTIYAGTAPRQTEEVLKLVLAVMDEIRAHGLTEKELAQGKEQMKGSLILGLESASSRMNRLGKNELLLGEHMTLDELITKIQGVTMDDIRQLIDRLFADPYSASIVGETGAAAEKWRRLICRT
- a CDS encoding ribosomal L7Ae/L30e/S12e/Gadd45 family protein; the protein is MDRNARSYLGLALRAGMLKSGDDTVYDAIKNGSAKLVIIASDASANALKKAMDKCRHYRIPLAEGGTRQELGACLGKAERVIVAITDSGFANLIGKRLNFLTEVDHIE
- the pnp gene encoding polyribonucleotide nucleotidyltransferase, giving the protein MLDKVEMNLAGRPLILETGRLAKQANAAVTVRYGDTVVLCTVTASPEPKDLDFFPLTVNYEERLYAVGKIPGGFIKREGRPSQKAILASRLTDRPIRPLFPDGFRNDVQIVDLVLSVDQDCSPEIAAMIGTSAALSISDIPFKGPIGGVIVGRVDGQFVINPTVEQAKVSDIFAVVAGTKDAVMMVEAEANEVPEDVMLEAIMFGHEEVKKIVAMQEELVAIAGKPKMEVKLHEINPEINRTVREFAKDRLIAAIRIPEKQARQDAIDAINAEAIEHFTETYPEELADVKEVLHDIVKEEVRRLITHEKIRPDGRALTEIRPIECDVSLLPRTHGSGLFTRGQTQALSVCTLGALGDVQILDGLDLEESKRFMHHYNFPPFSVGEARPLRAPGRREIGHGALGERALEKVIPPESEFPYTIRLVSEVLESNGSTSQASICASTMALMDAGVPIKAPVAGIAMGLIKDGEHFSILTDIQGMEDHLGDMDFKVAGTAAGVTAIQMDIKIDGINREILKQALQQAHEGRMFILQKMLQCIDKPRANLSPYAPKIITIQINPDKIREVIGPGGKVINKIIDDTGVKIDIEQDGRVFIASPDSEKNEKARKLIENIVREVVVGETYLGTVKRIEKFGAFVEILPGKEGLVHISQISPERIAKVEDVLSLGDTITVKVTEIDAQGRVNLSRKAVLAAQNRSN
- a CDS encoding bifunctional oligoribonuclease/PAP phosphatase NrnA yields the protein MSVSAANRKPNHEQPFLAAKQFILDHDDFLVVSHVQPDGDAASSTCAMGWMLHKLGKRFVMMNEEKLPEKFLYLWGSSEVASFQPNLANRKFACVITVDCADKARVGRVSELFAKDAKILNIDHHATNDRFGDIAAVLPEAAATAEILHDFAKLFSFTWDKSFAECIYTGILTDTGGFRYSNTSPKVMEMAAALLSYGVKGHELAERLLEKLTMPHIRLLRCALNSLQFYAGGRIGAIQISLADLTESQAKQEDFEGIVNYPVRIDGVDIGLLFRETADGKVKVSFRSTANADVAEIAQQFGGGGHARAAGATVMLPLAEAVRQVVAVAERVLA
- the rpsO gene encoding 30S ribosomal protein S15; amino-acid sequence: MAISQERKQELIQTYKTHETDTGSPEVQIAILTESIEKLTEHLRLHKKDHHSRRGLLKMVGQRRKLLTYLKNKDVNRYSSLIEKLGLRR
- a CDS encoding bifunctional riboflavin kinase/FAD synthetase gives rise to the protein MNVIRFQYPFSPEQLDIPATGQVLAVGFFDGVHRGHQKLLRDSVHLAKAKGIPASVLTFDPHPREVLRTVANAKYITPLAEKLRCFRELKLDRTYILAFDRGLSQLAPRAFIDKVIIPLRASHLVVGFNFTFGHLGRGTAETLREEAEGRYQVNVVRPFHVDGDRVSSTLIRELMHEGSIARVNELLGRPYRIVGRVVAGEGRGRTLGIPTANLRPTDPYFIPARGVYAVRAMHGDKRYEGVMNIGVKPTFHDTEAQALEVHLLDFSGDLYGEELKVEIIDRLRSERKFASAEALVKQIHEDIINARSALERPNSY
- the infB gene encoding translation initiation factor IF-2 codes for the protein MSKQDNKDKLRVYEYAKSLNMSSKEIITILKRQNISVNNHMSVMEPEMISAVEKFFVDVKTNAAAKRAAQESASKAAQSAAKREGQQQQASHGQHTPARHRDDNREQRRNAGNRRNRPTKTAATITPASAAPAQPAPETQTTQPASKNAHVQEKPGAAASEASKEQRNNQIANRKDRTSGFRPRPDGQRQHQSDDAYRHKDHGQTDQRSQRGNFGRRHGGKSQDRPGQHLAIPPAPVTGKADGRQKQAAGGKPQAGQKAFAGADFAGKAKNNRKAKAADKWYEDGKGGASKANRQFGKGKNKGNDKQQRDKVDTAPKKIIVRGTMTVGELASALHREASEIIKKLLFLGVMATINQEIDLDTIQLIADEFNVEVEIKLPVEEDNFETVEETDDPADLEERPPVVTIMGHVDHGKTTLLDAIRHTRVTEGEAGGITQHIGAYQVEINGKRITFLDTPGHEAFTTMRARGAQVTDITVLVVAADDGVMPQTVEAINHAKAANVPIIVAVNKIDKPGANPDRIKQELTEHGLVPEEWGGDTIFVNISAKQKIGLDSLLEMILLVAEVQEFKANPNKRARGTVIEAELDKGRGPVARVLVQHGTLKIGDAFVAGVCFGRVRAMVNDKGRRVKEAGPSMPVELTGLTEVPQAGDPFMVFEDERKARAIAERRASKHRLSELRSNKRVTLDDLYTHIKEGEMKELNIIIKADVQGSAEALKGSLEKINVEGVRVNIIHSGVGAITESDIILASASNAIIIGFNVRPEPAAKVTAEHEHVDIRLHRIIYNVIDEIESAMKGMLDPEYKENIIGHAEVRNVFKISRIGTIAGCMVTSGKITRNAEARLIRDGVVIYEGNVESLKRFKDDAREVAQGYECGISLTDYNDIKEGDIIEAFVMETVER
- the truB gene encoding tRNA pseudouridine(55) synthase TruB; its protein translation is MKQGIEGVIPVWKPSGWTSHDVVAKARRILRQKKIGHTGTLDPQATGVLPLCVGRATRFVEYLQELPKEYRAKLIIGYATDTEDITGNVIEQAESVQLSAAQIEQALRSFHGTIRQVPPMYSALKINGKKLYELAREGKTVERKPRLVEIYRIDMVEMDLQRRYPEITFAVTCSKGTYIRTLCKDIGQALGYPAVMADLVRTMTANFRSEQCVTLGRLAELAEAGAAQTITVPPDQAIGHMPAVMVRQTHAAKALSGQKISFSACSKVPNGSVLVRLYDEANTFLGVFQTSPGDSCMQPVKVFQ